The genomic stretch atatatatatatatatatatatatatatatatatatatatatatatatgcttttgTGCAAGTCATGTtgaagaaactgtttttttttttgttttttttaccttgaattTTCAAACTGTCCTCTTTATACACAGTGAATCCCTCAGGGAGGAAAGTTTAATCCCAATAGTTATCAGGGAAGCTTTTACTAATTGCTACATTGTTTTTTCCTCTGTGGCGAAGCTCTGAAGGCTCAGGCAAAGTACTTTAGAAACGTGCATCTGATCCAATGACAAGGCACTAAAATAACTACAGAATAAACAGGAGGCTTTTAGACCAACCAAAAGGTTTTGATtcaaggaaaaaaggaaacaaacgCATCTTGTTCGCCTATCAGAAATTAGGAGCTGGCAAGTGAAATTCTATAAATGAAGGAAGACGTAGAATCAAATGGCCGTTCCTTGACTATTATGCTTTATGTGACCAAACTCTGTGCATAAACGCATCCCACCCATCCAACTTCTGCCTGACGCAGCTCTGGCTAACATCATCTCTAAACAGCCGAATCCCCCGCACTCTGCCGAGTTTCTGTCCATTTAACACGGCCCCACCTTCCTGTTGGGGCGAGAATGAGCTAAAGAGCACAAAGGGGAGGAAGGGAGAACTGTGCACACACATATACCATTAGCTTCCTTCCCCACCCATCTAACGGCAAGTAGACCAAGAATAAATTCGTTTTCTTCATTCCAAGAACAGTGTTAAAAAGCCaatggttaaaataaataaataaataaacatatctaGTTTAGAGTGTTGCCTTGAGCTCAGGCTGGCTAGCCCGTCAGCAGGGCTGATGTATTTGTAGGGTCAGAACCGCCTGTGCTGACAGCCCGCTTCATCACTCCGGCGAGGCTTTTTAAAAAGGGCACCGATGTAAATCACAGACGAGCTGTCATCTTCACTGCTGACATTTAGAATCAAAGCAGCGGCAAGGGAAACGTTGCGACTGCACTCGGCTCGCCCGGTCGCCACTACTGCTTCTGTCGCCGTTATAAGTGGCAGAGCTGCCCAGCATGAGTCTGTGTGTTTTCAGATGTGGAGAATGTGTGTTGAGCCAACACTGTGCAATTAAAGACAAACGCACTACGCCGATGACTGCAAGAATTCCACTGttcttgttttggttttttttggggggtttttcttctgtttgcgTACATTTCTTTTAATCAGTATGCCTTCTTGTATTTCTGCAGCATGAACAATTTTCATTCTGGTCAAGCCGAACATCTCAACAAGGTCTTTACTGCCACCTGCAGGAGAAAAAGTTCAAGTGCAGCATATTTTCTTTATGACTTTAGATCGAcgaaaactaaacattttactAAAACTTCACCTTTAATAAGCCTTATAAACCCAGAATTTACCCTAAATGATGCAGAAAATGGTGGTAATCTAGGTTTTTATATCCTGAGCCCCCCGTTAAAAAGGAACTAAATTGTCTAAGAAGCAAAGGCATGAGAAATTAGCCCAGTTAAATTCTagtttgagagagaaaaaaatacttttaaaatatttaactattCTATATTGCCTTTCTTTTCCCCCCTAGTTAAAAAAGGTGTCTTAGGTCTTGATTTTTCGCATattaaaaagacaatttttacattttaatacttCAGATCATTAGATTATGTATTTGGGACTGATGAGAAGGGATTTGTATCTTTAGAAACTTTAGATAATGGCATGTAGGAAAAATGGTTATTCTGTAAAAATGGAAATTGACATATGGGTCTGGAAAACTAATCCCAAGCATTTTCCCCCCTTCTTCTGGGTGTAGTGTTACATTGATTAATATGCGTTATTGATTAtgtgtacaaaaaaatatacatcCACATAAAGAGCCAAACATTTTCATCAATATAGTTAAGCAATAATTTGTCAACAGCACTAACATAACTCAGCAGTATATGTATACTCCTTTAATGTCCCATTACCAATATCAAGGGCTGCTACCTCTTTTCTTTATGACTTTCCTTTTTCTATTcgcttaaaaataaataaatgggtcGTTATCTACAGAACATGACATGATGAGGAGGAAATTCAGCTGTGTTGGAGCAGGAATACATCTAAAAGACGCAGGGCTATTGGACCTCGAGAATTGCAATGGCACACCACTGGTATGTACATTTAATACAATTTAATCTCAGCTTAGTGCCATTAagtgactgtaaaaaaaaaatcgttaaAATTAAAGATTGTTCTGGTTTTTCAAATGAAAGACTTCTGAATGCAGCTAAACTATTAGAAACAAATCAAACATGTCAAACAGGTCGGCCCCAAGATGTTTCCTCACCTCCTTTGTGagctattttatttatcaatgccatcaaaacaaaactgattCTGGATATAAACATGATTTGAATGAAAATTGGGAATATTTGttccctttttatttcagaatcagaCTGATAAAGAGCTGCGAAGCCATTTGCTATTCATGTTTTATATCTGCACACATTGCCAGAGAGCCAGCTGCCtcagcatttcatttaaaaactcaaTAACAGCTTGCGACGCTGCTGAAAATCTATTGTTTGTAATTAAATTCATGCAGAAAAGTTCATCTGGCTGCAAGGACAAACTCACCAGAAACtttaaaacgtaaaaaaaaaaaaaaaaattagaagtgAGGTCTGAGCTCTTCCGAGGAACATGACGAGCATTTCCGTAGTCCAGCATGTTAAAGCTACCTTACATATAGAGCACTAAGTGTCCTAATGGCTTGTGGTTGATGTGTGCTTATAAGAGACCTCCGCAGATGTCTTCATCTCAGATGGAGCGGGATAATTAGAAATCCTGCAGTGCTCACTGTAAGCTTACTGCTGTGTCTCACAAATCAATATGCCATTACAAAAACCCAGGCTTTAAGATTCATGGGCTGGAGGAAGTGCAGCTTGTTTTAATACACTCTCTCAGAAATGAgccaatctgaaaaaaaaaaaggggggggcaCATCTTCTCAAACGCACGCCCAACGAGGCGATAAATCTCCAAGGGCTTCGAtaccaaacatttttttccgAGAGCAAGCCAGGTAGGATTCATCTTCCTATTCGGTAAATAAACTCAACAAGCATCTGAGCTCTGGGAAAACAATATTCGACAGCTTTTACTCGCCGACACTCGGGTCAAAAACACAAGAACGTTCGCACTCGTACGGCAATCTGTTAGGCTTAAAAGAGAAAGTCAGACACGGATGGATCTGAATACTCATTTATAATGAAATAACTATttctataaactatttattttccCTACAAATAAGTGTGAATTGCGCTCTTAAAAATTTCAAGTAAGGTGTTCGGAAACTATATGTGTGAGtcatcttttaaacaatcttgTGGTTTCTAAGGGCTGTaggatggtggtggtggtgagggGGTGCATCCTGGACAAGTCACCAGACCATCACTGGAATACAGTTTGAAATTCAAAGCATCACCGACTCTTCTTTGTGTGCTTTTGCATAACACGCTTGCACCGTTTCCATGTTTTCACCTTTGCACAACTCTCCCTTGTTGCTACCCAGAAACCCCTCTTAAGATTCACACCTGATCACTGCAAACAGCGTTCAGATAACGCAGCTCTGTTAATGATAAACCGGGACAGACGCAGGCACACCGCGACACGATAATCCGGCCCGGTCCGAGTTATAAACGTGGGAAAGCTGAAAGTGCTGAAACGTAAATGAAtgaagaaatgtttgattgCTCACTCGATGTCTTTCCTGACAGATCCTAACAGGTCTTCCCTTTCCCGGATGGCCAGAAAGTTGCCTTTGGTTTTGTGGAATTCGTGCGTGTAGTCCTGAACAGAAACAGGAGGAAAAGAGGAACAATATTTAAACATGCATTCATGTCTGTAAGTCCAAAAATGATTAATTACAGCACATAAACTGTCAtgatatgagggattgctgcaaagccatggaaaatgcagatgactctccttgtggctctacgctcttccAGGAGGAGTGACTGCAGCTTGTCAACAGATGATGCAATCTgtgagtttccttagataggaaaccttttgatcaATCTGCCTGGATGATTGGATTTGACGttacaaagtgccttgagatgacatgtgtcgtgaattggcgctataaaaaaataaaactgaattgaatttcagTTGAAACTGAAATTATTTGGTCCTCAATGCAAATTAGGTTTACTGGCAAGATGTGAAAACTGGCAGCTGTTTGCAATAACCCAGCCAAACAGTGACAACAGCTCAACCCATCTAATATTCTAAGTGATTTCTCcaagaataaacacaaaatgccaCATTTAATGACTGCTACAGCTTCACAGTTACTCAGCAGAGCCGTGGTGGATGTTCAGATGTGCTCGAGATCAGAGTGCTGGTGGAAGATCTATGTGTGAGCGTCACTTTGAGAAATGAGTGGCAAAAaacgtaactttttttttttttcaaatacttgTTTCAGATGTTACTTCTACATGCGGCAGGATGCCCAACGTTCAAGGAAGTAAAGCAGCCCCAGAGAATTACTGAACCACCGCCATGCTTCGCTGTGAGCAGGTCGCTCTTCTCAGCACAGGCTTAATCGATGCACCAAATAAAAGGAACGCCAAAACCACTTTGCATTATTTCTATGATGAAAGAACCTGACTTCTCCTCTGCTTTTGGGTCAGTAGTGGTGTACATATTTTAGTCACAGAGCCCTTCGTTGTTAAGTACATGCCTTACTGTAGAAACGGAAATCTCAGTGGCCGCCGCCACCAAGTCTTGTTCCAAGTCTTTAGCagtaaatcaaaatatttttgatcTGGTGGCAGCCTTTGAAAGCTTCTCCTTTCCTCCATATTCAAGGACTGACTTTTAATTTGTGAACATTGTTTCAAACTCTGTGTCTACAGGAACATTCACAGCCTGTGAAATTTGTatgcatctttttttccttgtttctgCAGGGCAATGATCTCTTCTCTGATCTTTTTTGGGACTAGTATCATTACTTAGCCTTATGCCTAACATGCAATACCAGGTCACTATTAGTATTTGAGGTGTTATAGCTCAACCCCACCCCATGCATTTAATAAAGTTTAATCATTCAATCAAACATGCCCAATCtgataaacaaatgtgttttttaaagactATTCAGGGGGATGAATAATGGTGATCATTAAAATAGAACTTATTACAGGATTTTGATAAAATTCTTGTAATATCATtatttgtttgctatttttaataGTCCATATGTGTTTATTGCAAACACCTGAACAATGTTACTGttgctccatcatatatcagagctctgattaccccgtatgttcctaacagagcactttgctctcagactgcaggtctgctggtggttcctagagtctctaaaagtagaatgggaggcagatcctttagctatcaggctcctctcccagttttggtccgtgagacagacaccctgtctacttttaaaactaatcttaaaactttcctttttgacaaagcttataactagagtggcttatgttgccctgacctacctatggggatgtgcttctataggcttaggctactggaggacatcagcatttatttttctaactctatcgagttctactgttcttcaattatgcattgcttgtcatcatttctgcttataactttttgttctctcttttttttttttttttcttcatagtaggtacatctggtctggcgttctgttatctgagacatcatccagagaagacggatcacccactattaccatctaatgtagaacagattactggatcaatgtgtgcttctgtgcttttttgtctctcttgttgtgtctctgctctgtcttctgtaaccccagtcggtcgaggcagatgaccgttcatactgagcccggttctgatggaggtttttccttcctgttaaagggaagtttttctttccactgtcgcttcatgcttgctcagtatgagggattgctgcaaagccatgtacaatgcagacgactctccctgtagctctacgcttccccaggagtgaatgctgcttgtcggggctttgaagcaatcaactggtttcccttatataggaaatttttgaccaatctgtataatatgattgattttgactttgtaaagtgcctcgagatgacatgtttcatgaattggcgctatataaataaaatttaattgaatcgaAATTATTTGCAGTCAGGTTTTAATTTATTAGCAGTTGTCCTGCTGCATTGAGAGAAAAATAGGAAGGAAGCCCAGGACAAAGGGAAAACAATGAAGAGGGAAAAAGCAGAATCTGGTCAACCTGTAAAATATCTCTGTGCCTCTGGAGGGTGTGCATGAGGGCAGCGTTGAGAGAGGCTGTTCCTGGGGTGTTGGTGTACTCGGCCATCTTGTCGTTCACTCCTGTTAGCTGAAAAAGACGTGAAGTGAGAGGAGACAATCTGGTGGAAAATGAAGAAACCGCGACATAAAACAGACTATAACCCAAACTGAACACGTTCACCTGTGACGCTTCACTGTTAAAGAGGGCTGACTTACTTTTGCCAGCAGCTGTTCAATCTCCACTGACATGGTGTCAAACATCCTGTCCTGGGTGGAGTTGTTTAGCAGTGGCGTGGTGTCCGAACTTTAGAGCAACAAGGCACAGAGAGCAGTTAGAAACGCTACTTAGACCGATCATGTGTGTAATCTGTGTTTCCAATTATTAATCATGTAACGAAGAACCTAAAATACTAAAGGTTGATATTAAAGAGTTTTGTTATGAGTGGTCAGTCTTTTAAACTTGGAACCACATTCACACAACAGGATGGgtcaatttaacaaaaaaaaaaaaagaaaatctactgCTGTCTTACAGGACACTagaattaaactgtatttttgctttaaccatGTTACTAATTCAGGGAGCTGCACTGtggtgctgttgccttgcagcaagaaggtcctgggtttgactcCAACCCTGTACCTTTTGCACGGAGTTTACATGTTCTGCCTTTGGGTTCTCCCCGGGTACTccgacttcctcccacagtccaaaaacatgactgttaggttaattggcctctctaaattctccttaggtgtgagtgtgtgtgtgtgaatggttttTTGTCTTGTATGTCTTTATGTGCTCTGTGATAGAGTGgcaatctgtccagggtgtaccccacctctcgcccattgacagctggagataggcaccagcacccctcgcgaccccatgagggataagcgtgcatagataatggatggatgttactaaTCCAAACTACATCTGAGCGGCCCTTACCACACCTCTCCCCAGACTAGGGGTTCCCCAAGTGGGGGGCCGtgagatgatttgatgctgatgtgatAAAAAGATTTAGCATTTCATTATTTGTAAAACCGATATCAAAGTTTGCTCCAGATTTCTCGTTTTAACGCGGGGCGGCAGCTTCACTTTTTTGGGATTGGGATTGTCTCGGAATTTTATCCCTTTATGCTTGTAATTTccacaacagcaacaaaaacctGCTTAATAAAATGGCGTCCCCAgtctctggcactgttattCTGGAGGGTCGCCgactgaaaagtttgggaacccctgatccAGACAATGTGAATGAGGCTAGCAGTGCAAAAGCTCTTCTCTATTGCGTTAAGCCTAAATTGGCCTTATACGTCAGTACATCTCTGGATTGTCCCTGCGACAAACTGACTACCTCACGTTAACCCCCATTACCTGATGTCTTTTGAGATCTACAATCCCAAACGAGGTAGATGCAGGAAATCCACGGTGAAttatcaagctttttttttgtgtcaacaACAAACATCTAATGGCTTCTATATAGGTCCATATATAAAACAAGTTCAAATCATCACACATCCACCTCCGTGCTTAGCAACTGGTTCATATGACCGTGTTATTTTTCAGCAAACCTCGGGAAgtcttttttggggggaattTTAATCGCTGATCCTGAACTTTAACTgcgtggggaaaaaaattatggaCCTGGACTTCTGACTGCACACATGTGACATGGCGGAGGGTTTACCTGTCTCCTCGACGTCCATCCCTGGAGCTGCTGTAGCTGGTGCACAGTTTACTAAAGGAGACCAGCTTCAGGTCAAGTTCATTCTCCAACTGCCTGGCCTGCTTTCTCAGATCTGTTAAGGCAATCAGTGACTGATCAGTCCCAgcaaaacataattaaaacaaaacaacagaaaaaaacacctgaGTGCATTGACTGGAGTAAAACCATTCACAGCTACTCCTCATTATAGGTATCTACTACATTATCATACCGGGAATAATGTCACTATGTATATTTACACACTCGGGATAAGTTTAGTGAGCACTTCGTAGACAAATGTTGCCCCATTAAAccaaaacagctgttttttgtCAAGCCGAGCCCCACTGGCGTTTTTCTCCCAGCTCGCACTAACAAACTAAATCCATGTAGCCACATTCATCTGCCGGCTGTTTCACAGGAAACAcgccaataaaaataaattaaattaaattaataaaaaaaacgcgTTGTCACCGCGTGAAGTTCATAAGCCGTTTAAAGCGCCGTGTCTCAGATCTAACGGCTTATCCTCCGCAACATCGCCTTGAGTCACACGGCGACCTGCGCTAGCTTGTCGGAGGGGGGGCTAACTAACTGTTGCGTGACACACGTCCCGGTTTTAAAGGCAGAGGAATGACGCAGCAACGCGGACACGCTGACTCCTGGCGCTGCGCGGACAGCGGTAGACGTTGCTGTGCGTTGCCTGTCTAAGAAAGTGGCTAAAAGAAAAGCGGGCTCCTTACCCTCCCAGTAGTTGCTGCTTCCTATCCCTGCcatctttgttttcctgtgACGTCACCAGGTTCGAGTCAGCATACAGGATGTGGCTCGTGGGAGTTTTATCGCCCTCAGTACAGACTGTCAGGCATGACGGCCGGGctttaatctgtaaaaaaatatatatgttatgGAATCGTTTTAAAACTGTATACTTTTATGTATGATGAAATATACGTAAATAATGGTTTTGTATTTTGATTGTAATTTTAGATATCCATCATGTCATTCACGATGTTGCTTTTACCActtattgtttttacctgtacagtgtccttgagtgttttgaaaggcgcttgaaataaaatgtattatttattattattattattattactattattattattattattattattattattattattattatattattattattattattattatatgttgggttatttttttctctaaccCTGTAGCTTATTGTTCTTTATTTGTACACATATGCTCCTCATTGCTTAACTGTTCCATTGCAAGTTATTGTGACTGGATGTACTGCCCCTGCAGGATCTAAATGAGACATTGAAATAAAGGCTAtccaatccaattttatttataaagcatttaaaacaacacaagCATTAAAACCAGCAGGGTTTGGTAaccaacagaacaaaaaaaaaaaaaaatgaggaaata from Fundulus heteroclitus isolate FHET01 chromosome 18, MU-UCD_Fhet_4.1, whole genome shotgun sequence encodes the following:
- the gosr1 gene encoding Golgi SNAP receptor complex member 1; its protein translation is MAGIGSSNYWEDLRKQARQLENELDLKLVSFSKLCTSYSSSRDGRRGDSSDTTPLLNNSTQDRMFDTMSVEIEQLLAKLTGVNDKMAEYTNTPGTASLNAALMHTLQRHRDILQDYTHEFHKTKGNFLAIREREDLLGSVRKDIETYKSGSGVNNRRTELFLKEHEHLRNSDRLMDDTISIAMSTKENMTSQRGFLKSIHSRVNTLANRFPTINNLIQRVNLRKRRDSLILGTVVGVCTILLLLYAFH